The window AGGGCTTTTCATGAAAAAAGATAACTGGGTATCATTTGCATTGTTTCATTGATGTTAGGGATAAAGGAGAGAATTAAAGCATCTACTGACTTAAACAATGTAAATTGATTACTGTTGGCTTCTTCTTACTGAATAGTATAAGTTTGCAAGATGTTCAGTCCAACCATCCGCATACTTCCCTGGTATGAAGGAGTTAACTTCCTTTACCTACTGATACCATGGCATTTATACTTTTCTGTGCTACCCTACGAAACTTAGTAATAACattagaaagagaaaaaaagatctGACAAAGGATAAATGAGTACTTTGAAACACGCTTTATTGCAACAAATAATTAAAAATAGTACATCTGTGAGAATTGAAAAGTGCATATTAGAACTATTGAGAAATCACGACCCAAGCAAATAATTTACAATTTCAACTGAAAGTTTTATTAAACAACTCCAAATTAACATTAGTATTCACCATAACTGTGAGTGGTATTTACAGTCTTCGGCTCCTGTGGTAAAGGCTTTGTTTTGGGATTTAAGGAGTAGGAAAATAAAGGACCAAATGGCAGGGAGAGGTCGTTGGAGGCTAACAAGATGTGAACGTTTTCCAGAAGAAGTTCTTGCAGCCAGCTTTGCGTTCTCTGGGGGCCAGAACTGGACTGGAGTTTGCGGACCTTTCAAGTTCCAACCTTACTTCATCTTGCTCAGCTCCTCTGGGCAGGTCGTCTGATTCCAAGGCTTCATTGTCTGTCTGTGATGGTTCTGATAGCAATTCTGCCAAAAAATATTTGGCCAACTCCTATtaagaaatgaaaaataaatattgaGTTATAGAGATATATAACCGCAATGTAGTATATATCATCTGAGTCGATAGCTCCTCTCTCATATAAACATGTTCCGAGCAGTCAGTCCACATTAGGAAAACCGAAGGTACAACATTATATCTGCACTGTGAACAGTAAGAGCTGTCCAAGGTGCTTGTCAACATTTCTTCACTGTTATATAAGGTGCTTGTTATATACATCATCATGGAAGACCATCAGTAGGTCATTCATTATTTAACCTTCCTCCACTACTAAATGTATTCTTAATAGTATTaagaataaatatatatttatacaatTCAGTACAAAAAATAAGATATTTAGTAATCTAGAAGAAGATAGATGATAGCTATGGAAATTTAGTGCAGGGACTGGGGATGCTCCATCAATCTAAACTTTGATAGCACCTTGGACAGCAGAAGTATCAGCACCCTAGACAGCTCAGTTGTTTCCGCACCTCAGGTTGCTACATTGGGTGATTTCAGCATGTCAgatggctcaggtcccggaccaactCATGGAACCATAGACtaatagggtatgtgcacaccttgagtatttggagtagacatttctgcaccatttctgtatcTCCATGCAAAGGAAAAATGCgcattttgcagtgtttttcctgcattttttatgtttttttgtattCTTTTTTCAATTGAATTCCATGGGTAATCTGCaacatgttaattctttcagcatttttgcatgtatttttcacccattgaatgcagttgaaaaaaacatgaaaaaacacatgaaaaagcagcaaaaatgctgcaaaaaaacacaGGCTGAAAGAATTGTCATGCTTCAGAttactttctgcaccaaatctgcaaggagaaaatacgcaacatgtgcatgacacttcaggattctctgactttgctggcatcaagaTTTGattagttttgtgacaaaactacaCTCAAAAACACATAAGCATAGCCATACCTTGGCTACCTTGGCTACCTTGCTAATAGTTTAATTTAAGTCATCAGGGCAAATGCACCCACATAATATGTCAGAATACTGGTATTTAATTCCTGAGCAATTCTAACTATAGAGTCCTGGTGTAGACATTTTACGCCTGTTGTAATATTCGCACAtttatatatagttacataggttgaaaaaagacctggatCCATCAAGTTCAACATATCTATGCATAAAACTATTTTTATTCAGACCTAACAAAACAAAAAGTTCAGTGTAAATATTAGTACTCTACAAAGTCAGACAAGGCAGAGGATTGCTCCTTACCTGTTTTCCTGCTGCTGCCAGTGATTTCTGGAGGAACTGGCGAAGTCTCGGGTCTGTGGGTGCAGCAGAGATGGAGCTGACAGCCAAGGCCAGGGAGAGCAGGGTCAGGGCACAGCGCACTCGGCAGGACTGCATGTCTTCAGGAACTTCGAGCTGATTGCAGAGACAGGGCTATGAGAACCTGCTGTGTCGACTTCTGCTTCTGCTCCTGGGATCTCCTTAGCCCCCTTTTAAATTCTCCCTGTGACGTCAGTAAAGGAagagctccctcctcccctcttcccTGAGATAACCACCACTTTTACGCACCATTACCCAAAGTAGATAAATCACTAGAACCACCCAGATGAAAAAGAACCGGAGAGGGGTTTTTGTGATTTTCTTCCTCTCTATACTGTAATGTGTGTACAGTTTGCTTAACCTTATCAAATGTTTTAAAAATGAATGATTTCTACAGGTTATTTAACCCTGTAAATGCCTGTGTCACTATCCTCCTCATCTGTGAATCAACAGTGTGTCATGTTGTTTTTTTCAGTAATTGGTGGTGGCAAGCTGATTATTAATTCTGCTCGGGAACATTACCTAGATAGGATACGCGACATCATTTATACAGCGCGAAAGTGATTGGTTTAAAAGGCTTTTCTATATTTGTATCAAAAGTAACAGCTATTTAATATAACAGAAATAGCAGCATCAGAATCTCAGAAATGAGTACATCCTGTCTATATACTGATACAGCTGGAAAAATGCACGGATTATTCTAAATATTTATCATGGTTTATTAACACAAAATCACAGACACTCTATACAAAAAAATGTATGCTGAGCATGGAAAGAGATTCAATATTAACACCAGACAGGTTTAATTTGTGTGTAGTGTGATGTTTGTGTTAACTATGGAGGATATTATAAATAttaaattatatataaataaatatattatataaatcAAAAGTATATagaagatgaatagatagatagataaacagataggccaatggatagatagatagaagataaatagatagatagatagatagagggatagatagatagatagacagatagataggctGATAGATAGTtatatagagtgatagatagatagatagatagatagatagatagatagatagataggctgatagatagatagacagatagatagatagacagatagacagatagacagatagacagatagacagatagacagatacatgatagatagatagatatgctgatagatagatagatagataggctgatagatagatagatagatagatagatgatagatagatagacagatagatagatacatgatagatagatagatagatagatagatagatgatagatagatatagagatagatggatagatagatagaaagatagatagatagatgatagatagatatagagatagatggatagatagatagaaagatagatagatagatagttagatagatagatgatatatagatagatatagagatagataatagataatagacagacagatagatagaccaatggatagatagaaagacaggcagatagatagatacatgatagatagatagatagatagatagatagatatagagatagatggatagatagaaagatagaaagatagatagaaagatagaccaatggatagatagaaagaaaggcagatagatagatagatagatagatagagggatagatgataggaaAACAGTCTTAATTACGCAGCAGTAGGCAGGATAAAGAAATAGATTTGTTATAGAGAGCTAATACAGTGACAACAAACAGAAGAAAGCGAACAAAGCAGGATAGACATGAAGGCAAAGATAGATGGAAAGATCAATGAATTTATAGAGAAACCTTGGATTTTCACCCAGGAAAGGAGAGCCTAGTATTTGGAACCAAGCAGGGTTAGGGCCTTCTCCAAGGGCCCCATATAAGCCCCATATAAGCCTTATCACTGTCGGACTGGAATGCCTAGGGCCCACAAGAGGAATTCTTTCCACAGGGCCCACCTTTCTGCTACTCTGCATAGATGTTTTCCCTGTTCATACTCCAGCCTCATTTGCGTGTACGTGAGACACATTACGGTgcgtgcctcttaatgaatttggcacatttttCAGCTTACATGCAGTACCACAAGAAATTTACTACAATCAAGGACTGGCTTACAATTGTTTTGTATTTACGCCACCTTTGTGGAGTAAATCATGTTGATTTTTTTGGCCGCATTCGCCTGCACCCtcacatatagcctatatagctTAGTCCCCCCTCCCCtacatatagcctatatagccaAGTCACCACTCTCCCAAAATTGATGAATATAGATCAAACTTTCTATTATCATATCAGTTTCACTTAAATTAGTATTTAAAAATGAAAACTGCCTCTTGTACCAGTCTGCTGAGCTCAAGGAAGGAGTCTTGTCGATGATAACATTACCAGAAGAAAAGGGAAGAGAGGAGGTCGGGTCAAGTGCCGCAATCACCCAACACCAATCACATCACAGCCTCATCAAGCCCCTACTCTGAGGAACAGAGAGGAGTGAGGGTGCAGACTGGACAGCATGGGGCTATTAGGGTAACCTCACTGACCCCCTACCCACAGTCTCATTGCACTGGGGGATGAGAATGGGGGACATTGAAGCTAGTCTGGTTGGCACCTCTACAGGAGAGGTATCATCTAGCTCAGCTACTCACTGCTCAGCTACGCTCCAGCCATATCAGCGCATTCCCTCCTTCTCCTACTGTACTTATTAGAAGATAGAACTGTGGAGAAGAAGCACAATAGGATCTTACCAGATAACACAAATGATTAATAATAGTGGAGAACTCACCCAGAGAAGTTGGGCAAGTCACAACACCTATATCAGCATCATATACAGGTGAACAGCTGCAGCCTCGAGTAGAGTAGAGTGAATTCAGATGAAAAGAACCGGGTATCTTTTTTTTTATGTCCTTGCCTggtgtcctgaggaaggaggctgcAACCTCCGAAACGCTTTGACCTGTGCATAaagaataaagacatggaataattagTTACATCTTGGTGTGGTGATAGCACAGCAAGATACCAGGTTCTTTTCTGATTTCACTCTCTCTTACTGTACTGGCATTAGGTGTTGGAGTCAGACTTGACATCTGTGCACTAGAGGTATTCCTGTCAGTGGCACTTCTAATGCATAAGTGTCAGTCTGACTCCAACACCTAGCGCCAGTCCAGCAGGAGAAGGAGGCAGTGTGCTGCTATGGATGGAGGTTAGCTGAGCAGTGAGTAGCAGTGCTAGAGTACAAGGGAGTGGAGCTTTCCATCTCTTGTCTGTGTCAGCTCTGAAGTTGGGCTCTCTGGAGGATTCCCCGAATTCCTCTACAGGTGTGCTCTTAGATAGTGAGAGATGATAGAAAAACAAAATTATAGTCAGCACTCCAATGAATAAAGCTGAAAGTAAGTTGGTTTATTTCCTAAAGATGAATATTGTATTTTCAATAGATATGGTAGGATTTTTTACTACCACCAATGAGGTTTTTTGCACCCACCAATGAAGACTGTGTTGCTATATTTTTTGCTAG is drawn from Anomaloglossus baeobatrachus isolate aAnoBae1 chromosome 3, aAnoBae1.hap1, whole genome shotgun sequence and contains these coding sequences:
- the SST gene encoding somatostatin; the protein is MQSCRVRCALTLLSLALAVSSISAAPTDPRLRQFLQKSLAAAGKQELAKYFLAELLSEPSQTDNEALESDDLPRGAEQDEVRLELERSANSSPVLAPRERKAGCKNFFWKTFTSC